In Streptomyces chartreusis, the following proteins share a genomic window:
- a CDS encoding M56 family metallopeptidase: protein MTVCMLLLSIVALTAAVPVPRALTRATWPEREPVVALWVWQCMVATVLLCCLTALSLGTAAVFGTVRAQLFAPAPPSVTEAYDLSAAPAWAAALTLLLACGAAWTTAMLARETVEARRRRGVARAHLRERAPDLPAGLGSARGPLLVLEDEYPDAWWMPGSPAQLIVTTGALHRLTDHQLDAVLTHERGHARARHDWLLHLSTALATGFPRIPLFAHFCDQTHRLVELAADDTASRRCGHLTTALALIELNQHRGVLSCASTHRLLGERVDRLLQPPPRLGRRDRALTTTLAALIPLLPLLITFAPGLTALA, encoded by the coding sequence ATGACCGTCTGCATGCTCCTGTTGAGCATCGTCGCCCTGACGGCCGCCGTACCCGTCCCCCGAGCACTGACCCGGGCCACCTGGCCCGAACGGGAACCTGTGGTCGCGCTCTGGGTGTGGCAGTGCATGGTCGCCACCGTCCTGCTGTGCTGCCTGACGGCCCTGTCCCTGGGCACGGCCGCGGTCTTCGGCACGGTGCGCGCCCAGCTCTTCGCTCCGGCTCCGCCGTCGGTGACGGAGGCGTACGACCTCTCGGCCGCGCCCGCCTGGGCCGCCGCCCTCACGCTGCTGCTGGCCTGCGGTGCGGCCTGGACGACCGCGATGCTGGCCCGCGAGACCGTCGAGGCCCGCCGGCGACGTGGCGTGGCCAGGGCCCACCTGCGCGAACGCGCCCCCGACCTGCCCGCGGGCCTGGGCTCGGCGCGCGGCCCGCTGCTGGTGCTGGAGGACGAGTACCCGGACGCCTGGTGGATGCCCGGCAGCCCGGCCCAGCTCATCGTCACCACCGGTGCCCTGCACCGCCTGACCGACCACCAGTTGGATGCCGTCCTCACCCACGAGCGGGGCCATGCCCGCGCCCGCCACGACTGGCTGCTGCACCTCTCCACCGCGCTCGCCACCGGATTCCCCCGCATCCCGTTGTTCGCCCACTTCTGCGACCAGACCCACCGCCTGGTCGAACTGGCCGCCGACGACACGGCGTCCCGCCGCTGCGGTCACCTGACGACGGCCCTGGCCCTGATCGAGCTCAACCAGCACCGGGGCGTCCTGTCCTGCGCGTCCACCCACCGCCTCCTGGGCGAACGCGTCGACCGCCTCCTCCAGCCCCCACCCCGCCTGGGCCGCCGCGACCGCGCGCTCACGACGACGCTGGCGGCACTGATTCCGCTGCTCCCACTGTTGATCACGTTCGCACCGGGGCTGACGGCACTGGCGTGA
- the recQ gene encoding DNA helicase RecQ yields MGATGGIREMPGVTETAQTGGSEALAMLHRVFGYEAFRGEQEAVIEHVVAGGDAVVLMPTGGGKSLCYQIPSLVRPGTGVVVSPLIALMQDQVDALRALGVRAGFINSTLDFDERRVVEAEFLAGELDLLYLAPERLRLDATLELLSRGKISVFAIDEAHCVSQWGHDFRPDYLSLSLLGERWPDVPRVALTATATRATHQEITQRLNMPAARHFVASFDRPNIQYRIVPKADPKKQLLSFLKDEHAGDAGIVYCLSRKSVDATAEFLARNGIEAVPYHAGLDGGTRAAHQSRFLREDGLVVVATIAFGMGIDKPDVRFVAHLDLPKSVEGYYQETGRAGRDGLPSTAWMAYGLNDVIQQRKLINSGEGDEAFRRRAASHLDAMLALCETAQCRRGQLLAYFGQDAEPVGCGNCDTCVTPPETWDGTVAAQKVLSTVVRLQRERGQKFGAVQIVDILLGRRTAKVIQFDHDQLSVFGIGEDLGEGEWRGVVRQLLAQGLLAVEGEYGTLVLTEASGSVLRREREVPLRKEPKKPATSRSGSGSGARGEKKAKAAAAELPQELVPAFEALRAWRAEQAREQGVPAYVIFHDATLREIVTVWPASVRELGSISGVGEKKLATYGEGVLEVLVSARGESGAGSEAASDAAPAAGHGMDDWPEMEMEPEPEDWA; encoded by the coding sequence ATGGGCGCGACGGGTGGGATCAGGGAGATGCCAGGGGTGACCGAGACGGCGCAGACCGGCGGCAGTGAGGCGCTGGCCATGCTGCACCGGGTCTTCGGATACGAGGCCTTCCGCGGCGAGCAGGAAGCCGTCATCGAGCATGTGGTGGCGGGCGGCGACGCGGTCGTGCTCATGCCGACCGGTGGCGGAAAATCCCTCTGCTACCAGATCCCGTCCCTGGTCAGACCCGGTACGGGCGTGGTCGTCTCCCCGCTCATCGCACTCATGCAGGATCAGGTGGACGCGCTGCGGGCGCTGGGCGTGCGCGCCGGGTTCATCAACTCCACGCTGGACTTCGACGAGCGCCGGGTGGTCGAGGCGGAGTTCCTGGCGGGCGAGCTCGACCTGCTCTACCTCGCACCGGAGCGGCTGCGCCTCGACGCGACGCTGGAGCTGCTCTCCCGCGGCAAGATCTCGGTGTTCGCCATCGACGAGGCGCACTGCGTCTCCCAGTGGGGCCACGACTTCCGGCCCGACTATCTGTCCCTGTCGCTGCTCGGCGAGCGCTGGCCGGACGTCCCGAGGGTCGCGCTCACGGCGACGGCCACCCGGGCCACCCACCAGGAGATCACCCAACGCCTGAACATGCCGGCCGCCCGGCACTTCGTGGCGAGCTTCGACCGGCCGAACATCCAGTACCGGATCGTGCCGAAGGCCGACCCGAAGAAGCAGCTGCTGAGCTTCCTCAAGGACGAGCACGCGGGCGACGCGGGCATCGTGTACTGCCTGTCCCGCAAGTCGGTGGACGCCACGGCCGAGTTCCTGGCCCGCAACGGCATCGAGGCGGTGCCGTACCACGCAGGGCTCGACGGGGGCACGCGCGCGGCGCACCAGTCCCGGTTCCTGCGGGAGGACGGCCTGGTCGTGGTCGCGACCATCGCCTTCGGAATGGGCATCGACAAGCCGGACGTCCGCTTCGTCGCCCACCTCGACCTGCCCAAGTCGGTCGAGGGCTACTACCAGGAGACCGGCCGCGCCGGCCGTGACGGCCTCCCCTCCACGGCCTGGATGGCCTACGGCCTCAACGACGTCATCCAGCAGCGCAAGCTGATCAACTCGGGCGAGGGCGACGAGGCGTTCCGGCGCCGGGCCGCCTCCCACCTCGACGCGATGCTGGCGCTGTGCGAGACGGCCCAGTGCCGGCGCGGCCAGCTGCTCGCCTACTTCGGCCAGGACGCCGAGCCGGTGGGCTGCGGGAACTGCGACACCTGTGTCACCCCGCCGGAGACCTGGGACGGCACGGTCGCGGCGCAGAAGGTGCTGTCGACGGTGGTGCGGCTGCAGCGTGAGCGCGGCCAGAAGTTCGGGGCGGTGCAGATCGTCGACATCCTGCTGGGGCGGCGCACCGCCAAGGTGATCCAGTTCGATCACGACCAGCTGTCCGTGTTCGGCATCGGCGAGGACCTCGGCGAGGGCGAATGGCGGGGCGTCGTACGGCAGTTGCTGGCGCAGGGGCTGCTCGCGGTCGAGGGGGAGTACGGGACGCTCGTGCTGACCGAGGCCAGCGGGTCGGTGCTGCGGCGCGAGCGGGAGGTGCCGCTGCGGAAGGAACCGAAGAAGCCGGCGACCTCGCGGTCGGGGTCGGGTTCCGGCGCGCGCGGGGAGAAGAAGGCGAAGGCCGCGGCGGCCGAGCTGCCTCAGGAGCTGGTGCCGGCCTTCGAGGCGTTGCGTGCCTGGCGTGCCGAGCAGGCTCGGGAGCAGGGGGTCCCGGCGTACGTGATCTTCCACGACGCGACGCTGCGGGAGATCGTGACCGTGTGGCCCGCCTCCGTGCGGGAGCTCGGGAGCATCAGCGGGGTCGGCGAGAAGAAGCTGGCCACGTACGGGGAGGGCGTGCTCGAGGTGCTGGTCTCGGCGCGGGGTGAGTCCGGGGCCGGTTCAGAGGCGGCGTCCGACGCGGCTCCTGCGGCGGGGCACGGGATGGACGACTGGCCCGAGATGGAGATGGAGCCGGAGCCGGAGGACTGGGCCTAG
- the nuoN gene encoding NADH-quinone oxidoreductase subunit NuoN: protein MSTSAVHSLWTTAAEPISKIDTPKIEYGQLSPVLIIVGAAVVGVLIEAAVPRKTRYYAQVFVAVVALVAAFAAVVALAAGGYATTKSGIAAMGAIAVDGPALFLQGTILLAGLVGLFTFAERRLDPEAHGNRVDSFAAQAASVPGSDSEKAAVKAGFTTTEVFPLLMFAIAGMLVFPAANDLLTLFIALEVLSLPLYLMCALARRKRLMSQEAAVKYFLLGAFASAFTLFGIAMLYGYAGSVSYATIAQVVDGTVPDVNPALADTMGNDALLLIGSAMIVMGLLFKVGAVPFHMWTPDVYQGAPTPVTGFMAAATKVAAFGALLRLLYVVLPGLRWDWRPVMWGVAIVTMLGGAIIAITQTDIKRLLAYSSIAHAGFILAGVIATTPDGVSSVLFYLAAYSFVTIGAFAVVTLVRDAGGEATHLSNWAGLGRRSPLVAAVFAVFLLAFAGIPLTSGFAGKFAVFKAAAEGGAAPLVVVGVISSAIAAFFYIRVIVLMFFSEPRPEGPTVAVPSPLTMTAIGVGVAVTLVLGVAPQYFLDLANQASVFVR, encoded by the coding sequence GTGAGCACATCTGCCGTCCACAGCCTGTGGACAACCGCGGCCGAACCGATCTCGAAGATCGACACGCCGAAGATCGAGTACGGGCAGCTGTCGCCCGTCCTGATCATTGTCGGCGCGGCGGTCGTCGGCGTGCTGATCGAGGCGGCCGTACCGCGCAAGACGCGTTACTACGCCCAGGTGTTCGTCGCCGTCGTGGCGCTCGTCGCCGCCTTCGCCGCGGTCGTGGCGCTGGCGGCCGGCGGATACGCCACGACCAAGTCGGGCATCGCCGCGATGGGCGCGATCGCCGTCGACGGACCCGCCCTGTTCCTCCAGGGCACGATCCTGCTGGCGGGCCTGGTCGGCCTGTTCACCTTCGCCGAACGGCGGCTCGATCCGGAGGCGCACGGCAACCGGGTCGACTCCTTCGCCGCGCAGGCCGCGTCCGTGCCGGGCAGCGACAGCGAGAAGGCCGCGGTCAAGGCCGGGTTCACCACCACCGAGGTGTTCCCGCTGCTGATGTTCGCCATCGCGGGCATGCTGGTCTTCCCGGCGGCCAACGACCTGCTGACGCTGTTCATCGCCCTGGAAGTGCTCTCGCTCCCGCTGTACCTGATGTGCGCGCTGGCCCGGCGCAAGCGGCTGATGTCGCAGGAGGCCGCGGTCAAGTACTTCCTGCTGGGAGCCTTCGCCTCCGCGTTCACGCTGTTCGGCATCGCCATGCTGTACGGGTACGCGGGCTCCGTGTCGTACGCGACGATCGCGCAGGTCGTCGACGGCACGGTGCCGGACGTCAACCCGGCGCTCGCGGACACCATGGGCAACGACGCGCTGCTGCTCATCGGCTCCGCGATGATCGTGATGGGCCTGCTGTTCAAGGTGGGCGCGGTCCCGTTCCACATGTGGACGCCCGACGTCTACCAGGGTGCGCCCACGCCGGTGACCGGGTTCATGGCGGCGGCCACCAAGGTGGCGGCGTTCGGCGCGCTGCTGAGGCTCCTGTACGTCGTCCTGCCCGGCCTGCGCTGGGACTGGCGGCCGGTCATGTGGGGCGTGGCGATCGTCACCATGCTCGGCGGCGCGATCATCGCGATCACGCAGACCGACATCAAGCGACTGCTGGCGTACTCGTCGATCGCGCACGCGGGGTTCATCCTCGCGGGTGTCATCGCGACCACGCCGGACGGGGTGTCGTCCGTCCTCTTCTACCTGGCGGCGTACTCGTTCGTGACGATCGGCGCGTTCGCGGTGGTCACGCTGGTGCGCGACGCCGGCGGTGAGGCCACGCACCTGTCCAACTGGGCCGGTCTGGGCCGCCGTTCACCGCTGGTCGCGGCCGTGTTCGCGGTGTTCCTGCTGGCCTTCGCCGGTATCCCGCTGACCTCCGGGTTCGCCGGGAAGTTCGCCGTGTTCAAGGCGGCGGCGGAAGGCGGGGCGGCCCCGCTGGTCGTGGTCGGTGTGATCTCGTCCGCGATCGCGGCGTTCTTCTACATCCGCGTGATCGTCCTGATGTTCTTCAGCGAGCCGCGGCCCGAGGGCCCGACGGTCGCCGTTCCGTCGCCGCTGACGATGACGGCGATCGGCGTCGGTGTCGCGGTCACGCTGGTGCTGGGTGTGGCGCCGCAGTACTTCCTGGACCTGGCGAACCAGGCGAGCGTGTTCGTGCGCTGA
- a CDS encoding NADH-quinone oxidoreductase subunit M → MSFPLLTATAVLPAIGAIATAAVPAAQRTAAKWLALLVSLGTLALAITVLVRFDPGGDRYQLTESHSWIADFGVRYELGVDGIAVALIALTALLIPFIVLAGWHDADPLETGSKRWRPTQGFFALILAVEAMVIISFEATDVFLFYIFFEAMLIPMYFLIGGFGDRAHEHGEKVASTQRSYAAVKFLLYNLVGGLIMLAAVIGLYVVAGNFSLQEIAEARANGTLDMATNTERWLFLGFFFAFAVKAPLWPLHTWLPNAMGEATAPVAVLITAVVDKVGTFAMLRFCLQLFPEASKWATPAILVLALISIVYGALLAVGQRDMKRLIAYASISHFGFIIMGIFAMTSQGQSGATLYMVNHGISTAALMLVAGFLISRRGSRLIADYGGVQKVAPVLAGTFLIGGLATLSLPGLAPFVSEFLVLVGTFTRYPVIGIIATFGIVLAALYVLVLYQRTMTGPVKPEVSAMPDLRVRELVVVAPLVALLLFLGVYPKPLTDIVNPAVQQTMSDVHKKDPQPEVEAAK, encoded by the coding sequence ATGTCCTTTCCTCTGCTGACAGCCACGGCGGTGCTCCCGGCGATCGGGGCGATCGCCACGGCCGCCGTACCGGCCGCGCAGCGCACCGCCGCCAAATGGCTGGCGCTGCTCGTCTCACTCGGCACACTCGCCCTCGCGATCACCGTCCTGGTCCGCTTCGACCCGGGCGGCGATCGCTATCAGCTCACCGAATCCCACTCCTGGATCGCGGACTTCGGGGTCCGCTACGAACTCGGCGTGGACGGCATCGCGGTCGCGCTGATCGCGCTGACGGCGCTGCTGATCCCGTTCATCGTCCTCGCGGGCTGGCACGACGCCGACCCGCTGGAGACCGGCAGCAAGCGGTGGCGGCCGACCCAGGGCTTCTTCGCCCTGATCCTGGCCGTCGAGGCGATGGTGATCATCTCCTTCGAGGCCACCGACGTCTTCCTCTTCTACATCTTCTTCGAAGCCATGCTCATCCCGATGTACTTCCTCATCGGCGGCTTCGGGGACCGTGCCCACGAGCACGGCGAGAAGGTGGCCTCCACGCAGCGGTCGTACGCGGCCGTTAAGTTCCTGCTCTACAACCTGGTCGGCGGTCTGATCATGCTGGCCGCGGTGATCGGCCTGTATGTGGTCGCCGGGAACTTCAGCCTCCAGGAGATCGCCGAGGCCCGTGCCAACGGCACGCTCGACATGGCGACCAACACCGAACGCTGGCTGTTCCTCGGCTTCTTCTTCGCCTTCGCGGTGAAGGCGCCGCTGTGGCCGCTGCACACCTGGCTGCCGAACGCGATGGGGGAGGCCACCGCACCGGTCGCCGTCCTCATCACCGCGGTCGTCGACAAGGTGGGCACCTTCGCGATGCTCCGCTTCTGCCTCCAGCTGTTCCCCGAGGCCAGCAAGTGGGCGACACCCGCGATCCTCGTCCTGGCGCTGATCAGCATCGTCTACGGGGCGCTGCTCGCGGTCGGCCAGCGCGACATGAAGCGCCTGATCGCGTACGCGTCGATCTCGCACTTCGGCTTCATCATCATGGGCATCTTCGCGATGACCAGCCAGGGCCAGTCAGGCGCGACGCTCTACATGGTCAACCACGGGATCTCGACGGCCGCGCTGATGCTGGTGGCCGGCTTCCTGATCTCCCGGCGCGGCTCGCGGCTCATCGCCGACTACGGCGGTGTGCAGAAGGTCGCCCCGGTGCTCGCCGGCACGTTCCTGATCGGCGGCCTGGCGACGCTGTCGCTGCCGGGCCTGGCGCCGTTCGTGAGTGAGTTCCTGGTCCTGGTCGGCACGTTCACGCGCTACCCGGTGATCGGCATCATCGCCACCTTCGGCATCGTGCTCGCCGCGCTCTACGTCCTCGTCCTCTACCAGCGGACGATGACGGGCCCGGTGAAGCCGGAGGTCTCCGCGATGCCCGACCTCAGGGTCCGGGAACTCGTGGTCGTCGCCCCGCTGGTCGCCCTGCTGCTCTTCCTGGGCGTCTACCCGAAGCCCCTGACGGACATCGTCAACCCGGCGGTCCAGCAGACCATGTCCGACGTACACAAGAAGGATCCTCAGCCCGAGGTGGAGGCGGCCAAGTGA
- the nuoL gene encoding NADH-quinone oxidoreductase subunit L codes for MENLIALLIAAPLLGAAVLLCGGRRLDAVGQWIGTLLSFTSFAFGVVLFADLLGKDPEQRTLTQHLFSWIQVEGFQADVAFRLDQLSMTFVLLITGVGSLIHLYSIGYMEHDERRRRFFGYLNLFLAAMLLLVLADNYLLLYVGWEGVGLASYLLIGFWQHKPSAATAAKKAFLVNRVGDMGLSIAIMLMFFWFGTFAFGPLLGGEGEPGLAADASEGKLTAIGLMLLLAACGKSAQVPLQSWLGDAMEGPTPVSALIHAATMVTAGVYLIVRSGAIFNAAPDAQLVVTIVGAVTLLFGAIVGCAKDDIKKALAGSTMSQIGYMVLAAGLGPIGYVFAIMHLVTHGFFKAGLFLGAGSVMHGMNDEVDMRKYGGLRKYMPVTFVTFGLGYLAIIGFPGLSGFFSKDKIIEAAFAKGGTEGWILGGCALLGAAITAFYMTRVMLMTFFGEKRWQPDENGNEPHPHESPKIMTIPMIVLAVGSVAAGGFFSIGDRFIHWLEPITGHDHGHAPIGAGVITGATVACMVIGVAIAYGQYGRRPVPAVAPRGSVLTRAARRDLYQDDFNHVVLVRGGEHLTRSLVYVDHTLVDGVVNGTAASVGGLSGRMRRLQNGFVRSYAVSMFGGVAILIAATLLMRAV; via the coding sequence GTGGAGAACCTGATTGCGCTGCTGATCGCGGCGCCCCTGCTCGGAGCGGCCGTCCTGTTGTGCGGCGGCCGGCGGCTGGACGCCGTCGGCCAGTGGATCGGCACGCTCCTGTCGTTCACCTCCTTCGCCTTCGGCGTGGTCCTCTTCGCCGACCTGCTGGGCAAGGACCCCGAACAGCGGACCCTCACCCAGCACCTGTTCAGCTGGATCCAGGTCGAGGGCTTCCAGGCGGACGTCGCCTTCCGCCTGGACCAGCTGTCGATGACGTTCGTGCTGCTGATCACCGGCGTCGGCTCGCTGATCCACCTGTACTCGATCGGGTACATGGAGCACGACGAGCGGCGCCGCCGCTTCTTCGGCTATCTGAACCTGTTCCTCGCGGCGATGCTGCTGCTCGTCCTCGCCGACAACTACCTGCTGCTGTACGTCGGCTGGGAGGGCGTCGGTCTCGCGTCGTACCTGCTGATCGGCTTCTGGCAGCACAAGCCCAGCGCCGCCACGGCCGCGAAGAAGGCCTTCCTCGTCAACCGCGTCGGCGACATGGGCCTGTCGATCGCGATCATGCTGATGTTCTTCTGGTTCGGAACCTTCGCCTTCGGGCCGCTGCTCGGCGGCGAGGGGGAGCCCGGCCTGGCCGCCGACGCGAGCGAGGGCAAGCTCACCGCGATCGGCCTGATGCTGCTGCTCGCCGCATGCGGCAAGTCCGCCCAGGTACCGCTCCAGTCCTGGCTCGGGGACGCGATGGAGGGCCCGACCCCGGTCTCCGCCCTCATCCACGCCGCGACGATGGTCACCGCGGGCGTCTACCTGATCGTCCGCTCCGGCGCCATCTTCAACGCCGCGCCCGACGCGCAGCTGGTCGTCACGATCGTCGGCGCCGTCACGCTCCTGTTCGGAGCGATCGTCGGTTGCGCGAAGGACGACATCAAGAAGGCACTCGCCGGCTCGACCATGTCGCAGATCGGCTACATGGTCCTCGCCGCGGGCCTCGGCCCCATCGGCTACGTCTTCGCGATCATGCACCTGGTGACGCACGGCTTCTTCAAGGCCGGGCTGTTCCTCGGCGCCGGTTCCGTCATGCACGGCATGAACGACGAGGTCGACATGCGCAAGTACGGCGGTCTGCGCAAGTACATGCCGGTCACCTTCGTGACGTTCGGCCTCGGCTACCTCGCGATCATCGGCTTCCCCGGTCTGTCCGGCTTCTTCTCCAAGGACAAGATCATCGAGGCCGCGTTCGCCAAGGGCGGCACCGAGGGCTGGATCCTCGGCGGCTGCGCACTGCTGGGTGCCGCGATCACGGCGTTCTACATGACGCGCGTGATGCTGATGACGTTCTTCGGCGAGAAGCGCTGGCAGCCGGACGAGAACGGCAACGAACCGCACCCGCACGAGTCGCCGAAGATCATGACGATCCCGATGATCGTGCTGGCCGTCGGATCGGTCGCCGCCGGTGGGTTCTTCAGCATCGGTGACCGCTTCATCCACTGGCTGGAGCCCATCACCGGGCACGACCACGGCCACGCGCCGATCGGCGCGGGAGTCATCACCGGCGCGACCGTCGCGTGCATGGTCATCGGCGTCGCCATCGCCTACGGCCAGTACGGCCGCCGCCCGGTCCCGGCCGTCGCCCCGCGCGGGTCGGTGCTCACCCGGGCCGCCCGGCGCGATCTGTACCAGGACGACTTCAACCACGTCGTCCTCGTCCGCGGCGGCGAGCACCTCACGCGGTCCCTGGTGTACGTCGACCACACCCTGGTCGACGGCGTCGTCAACGGCACGGCGGCCTCGGTCGGCGGCCTGTCCGGACGGATGCGCAGGCTCCAGAACGGCTTCGTGCGGTCCTACGCGGTCTCGATGTTCGGAGGTGTGGCGATCCTCATCGCCGCGACCCTGCTGATGAGGGCGGTCTGA
- the nuoK gene encoding NADH-quinone oxidoreductase subunit NuoK: protein MNPVNYIYLAALLFTIGATGVLIRRNAIVVFMCIELMLNACNLTLVAFSRMHGNLDGQIIAFFTMVVAAAEVVVGLAIIVSLFRSRHSASVDDASLMKL from the coding sequence GTGAACCCGGTCAACTACATCTATCTCGCGGCCCTGTTGTTCACGATCGGCGCCACCGGCGTGCTGATCAGGCGCAACGCGATCGTCGTGTTCATGTGCATCGAGCTCATGCTCAACGCCTGCAACCTGACGCTCGTCGCCTTCTCACGGATGCACGGCAATCTCGACGGCCAGATCATCGCGTTCTTCACGATGGTCGTGGCCGCCGCGGAGGTCGTCGTCGGGCTCGCGATCATCGTGTCGCTGTTCCGTTCCCGCCACTCGGCCTCGGTCGACGACGCCAGCCTGATGAAGCTCTGA
- a CDS encoding NADH-quinone oxidoreductase subunit J — protein sequence MSAQLAAYSTSTGEAVQFWMLGTVAVIGALCTVFMKKAVHSALCLAGTMIVLAIFYLANGAYFLGIVQIVVYTGAIMMLFLFVVMLVGVTAADSLKETIKGQRWLALLCGLGFGILLIAGIGNASITEFNGLAQANANGNVEGLATLIFTKYVFAFEITGALLITAAIGAMVLTHRERTERAKTQRELSEERIREGKHIPPLPAPGVYARHNAVDIAGLLPDGTPSDLTVSKTLRERGQIRDVSTEALNDLRALEQRAEERLERTAIEPSTFKRAEEASK from the coding sequence ATGAGCGCACAGCTCGCCGCCTACTCCACCTCCACCGGAGAGGCCGTCCAGTTCTGGATGCTCGGCACCGTCGCCGTCATCGGCGCCCTGTGCACCGTATTCATGAAGAAGGCGGTGCACAGCGCGCTGTGCCTGGCCGGGACCATGATCGTCCTGGCGATCTTCTACCTGGCCAACGGCGCCTACTTCCTGGGCATCGTGCAGATCGTCGTCTACACCGGCGCGATCATGATGCTGTTCCTGTTCGTGGTGATGCTCGTCGGCGTGACCGCGGCGGACTCCCTGAAGGAGACCATCAAGGGCCAGCGCTGGCTGGCCCTTCTCTGCGGCCTCGGCTTCGGCATCCTGCTGATCGCGGGCATCGGCAACGCCTCCATCACGGAGTTCAACGGCCTCGCCCAGGCGAACGCGAACGGCAACGTGGAGGGCCTCGCCACCCTCATCTTCACCAAGTACGTCTTCGCCTTCGAGATCACCGGCGCCCTGCTGATCACGGCCGCCATCGGCGCCATGGTGCTCACGCACCGCGAGCGCACCGAGCGCGCCAAGACCCAGCGCGAGCTGTCCGAGGAGCGCATCCGCGAAGGCAAGCACATCCCGCCGCTGCCGGCCCCCGGCGTGTACGCCCGGCACAACGCCGTGGACATCGCGGGCCTGCTGCCCGACGGCACCCCCTCCGACCTCACGGTCAGCAAGACGCTGCGCGAGCGCGGCCAGATCCGCGACGTGTCCACCGAGGCGCTCAACGACCTGCGGGCGCTGGAGCAGCGGGCGGAGGAGCGGCTGGAGCGCACCGCCATCGAGCCGTCGACCTTCAAGCGGGCTGAGGAGGCGTCGAAGTGA
- the nuoI gene encoding NADH-quinone oxidoreductase subunit NuoI — MAEEPKETKPGFMNPVAGFGVTFKAMFKKRLTEQYPEQQKTTAPRFHGRHQLNRHPDGLEKCVGCELCAWACPADAIYVEGADNTEEERYSPGERYGRVYQINYARCILCGLCIEACPTRALTMTNEFELADSSRANLIYTKEQLLAGLEDGMVDTPHAIFPGTDEQDYYRGLVTEAAPGTERQVAASKGEKPEDEEVDA; from the coding sequence ATGGCTGAGGAGCCCAAGGAGACCAAGCCCGGTTTCATGAACCCCGTCGCAGGCTTCGGCGTGACCTTCAAGGCCATGTTCAAGAAGCGGCTGACCGAGCAGTACCCGGAGCAGCAGAAGACCACAGCTCCGCGCTTCCACGGACGGCACCAGCTCAACCGCCATCCGGACGGCCTGGAGAAGTGCGTCGGCTGCGAGCTGTGTGCCTGGGCCTGCCCCGCCGACGCCATCTATGTCGAGGGCGCAGACAACACCGAAGAGGAGCGCTACTCGCCCGGCGAGCGGTACGGGCGCGTCTACCAGATCAACTACGCCCGCTGCATCCTGTGCGGTCTGTGCATCGAGGCGTGCCCCACGCGCGCGCTCACGATGACCAACGAGTTCGAGCTCGCGGACTCCAGCCGCGCCAACCTCATCTACACCAAGGAGCAGCTGCTCGCCGGTCTCGAGGACGGCATGGTCGACACGCCCCACGCCATCTTCCCGGGGACCGACGAGCAGGACTACTACCGCGGCCTGGTGACCGAGGCCGCCCCCGGCACCGAGCGCCAGGTCGCCGCCTCCAAGGGCGAGAAGCCCGAAGACGAGGAGGTGGACGCATGA